The following nucleotide sequence is from Cucumis melo cultivar AY chromosome 1, USDA_Cmelo_AY_1.0, whole genome shotgun sequence.
TACGTAGTACCTGAGAGGAAACCGAATGAATCTGTTTAATCAGTTTTTGTTTTAGTTGATTGGGGTTTCGTTTTAATTGCATATTAAGCAAAGGCATTAAGTAGGATCAGGGATTGCTAGGCTTTAATTGGAGGAGGTTTTGTTGAATTCTGTTTCAGGGATTGCTAGGCTTGTCTGTTTGGCTTTTGGCATTAAGGACATGCCTTGAGAGGAATTATAGGCTTTCTAGAGGAGCCGAAAGGTCGGAAGTTGGAGTAGGTTTAATGGTTCGTTGTAGTGATTAGCTAGACTTCATTCTTTTGGATTGGAGTCCGTTTTGTGGTTATTTTGACTCCTTTTGTTGGactgtttatttatttattttgtctgttcttgtatattctttcattatttttaatGAAATCTCTCGGTTTCTTattagaaaaaaggaaaaagaaaaacggAAAATAATCAAGTTGATGGCTGATTGAAACTAGTGCTTACTCTGGATCAAGATAACCAGGAGTGCCAGCAACAACTGTGGACATGTGGGTGTTGCCATCTGTGGGGAAGCTTTTGGAAAGACCAAAATCTGCAAGTTTGCCTTGGAAATTATCTGTCAACAAGATGTTTGTTGTTTTCACATCTCTGTGGACAATGGGTGGCTTACAACCGTAATGCAGGTACTCTAATCCTGTTATGTTCAGATTATTAAATAGTTAGCGTTTACTTTGTTTGGGGAGACATTGTAAactcaaacaaacaaaaaattttGTTTGGGGAGAGAATTAGTGCTTATAACTTGTTTGTAGAAATGATTAAATGCATGACAAAATTTGTCTGGTTTTTTTACCTTGAGCTGCATCCATAGCTATTCGAAGTCTATCTTCCCAGCTTATGATACGTAGACTCCTCTCTGCTTACAAGTGGAACAAACACGAGAAAATTAAATTCTTTGTTCTTAACTGAAGGGTTAAAATTTAGACTAATCTTTTAAGTAGTATCGTGAAACTTATCACCATTGGATTTACCTGAAAGATGTTCAGCCAAATCTCCGTTTGCCATGTACTCGTAAATGAGGCCAATGTGATTTTCTTCATTCAAATATCCAACAAGGCTGGTCAAGTTTCTATGGTGAACTCTCATAAGAAGGGTAACCTGCATTTTTGAAGTTATCGGTTTAAGTTTGATGTAAAGTGGTAAACGGATTAGTAAATTATGGATTTAGGTTAGCATGCCTCTGCTTGAAATTGCCGATATCCTTGTGATGATGATAAAGACAACATCTTCACTGCCACTTCAACTTCGTCAATGACACCATAGTAGACCTCCCCAAAACCTCCTTTACCCAGAACTTTTTTGAAATTGTTGGTCATTTTCACCACCTCAGAATAAGTAAATTGCCGGCTTCTCACCTCCAATGAAGTACCTAACTGACTGTTGGTTTCCGACTTATCCACCACTGAGACAACATTTTTACCTTGTTGTTTCTTTCGAGATTTAATGATCCAAAAGGTTATTGCGACAATTGCGACGACAACTAGGAATCCACCAATTGATGCTACAATTGGAATGATGATGTTGTTCTTTTTCTCCTCATTCTTTGGACAAGGATCTGATGCACATCCTTCCAGATTTTGGTTGCCTCCCACACTGTCATTCGTACCATTCATAGCTAGATAAGTTTGACTGAGATTGTGACTTTGGAAAATTTTCAGTTTCCAGGAAAAATGCCATAATAAACGAAGCATAAGAACTCAAAGACAGCTAATTATAATTTCACTTCTTTTCTCTTCATCAAACTGACCTTAATGATAGTGATCCATCATTGGATCTTTTCAAAAGCTCAGCTGGAATTGGACCTGAGAGCTTGTTGTTACCTAGGTTCCTGCGAATAGGGACAGCGATAACTCAGTTTTGTTCTAGCTCAAGTTGAGTTTCATACTTATTTTTCCAAATAACTTACAGAGTTTTGAGGTGTGACAAACTAGACAGGAAATCAGGCACGTGTCCTGTCAAATTATTGTTTGACAAGTCCCTACAGAAACAAAGGCAGTAGATTAGTACTTGTTTTCCAAATTCAGCTTATTATTTAATCTACGTATCTGAACATAGAAGGAGACACTTACAAAGTTTGCAACATGGTTAGACTGGATATATAGGAAGATATTTCACCGTTCAGTCCACTTGCAGATAAGTTCCTGTTCACAAAATTCACATTCTCATGAATTCCTTTGATTCATCCGTTTAAGACAAATTAAAGCTTCATAGAAGTTTTTCACATACAAGGATATGATTCTTGGTTCTGCTTCATTGCTACAATTTAATCCACTCCAGGGATATCCCATCGGCACGCATGGATCTCCTTGCCAATCTTTCTTTACCCCATAGGTTGACTTGATATTGGTAATTGCTTCCACTGATTATCCAAAGAAGTAATCTAATTAATATTCATTAACCTTTGACAAAGTCAACTCTCAAAGTGCATCTGAAGAAGGATGCCTACCATCTCCTTTGTCTGCCTCAAGCTCTGATATATCTTTCACTATATATACCTCGAAAGCATTAACGATGGGAGGAAGCGTTGCATTCTCAATTGGAGTAAAAGAAAATGTATGTCTATCCGCTGCATCCAATGGTTCATGGCCAAAAATGGTCAGCGTGGATAAATAACTTGGAATTAGAGGTCCATAAAAAAGATCCCCATTGTGCATGATATTGAATCCTCTACTCTGGTTGCCTTGAAGCTCTACAACTTCAGCAACGTGGATAAATACATAATATTGAGATGAATCTTCTGTATCCCACCAAATTTCCAGTGGCTCGCTTGCATTTATTCGGGCGGAAGCAGTTTGCATTACAACGGATGGCGGTTGGTGATTGTTGTGACCCGTTTCATCTACAGTTCGATTGGTGCTCACTTGTGTCCACGCATTGAAGTTAAATGGTGACCACATCCGATCATAAACATCAAAAGGGAACCTTAGGAGAGAGTAAACACATAAACAAAATATCATCTCTGCATTTAACTAGAGGCTTGTTAAAGCATATATTGTTTGCAAAATTAGTGCTCAAATACCTGTATGTTCGATTTTCAGTCGAACCGACATCCAATCGATAATCCAGTGATAAGGACCCTGCGGCTGTTTGATAAGTGACATTCAGTAAAGGTCTAAATTCTAAGGCTGAGATAAATGGCACCCCATTTCCTGTGTTGATCAGACAGATGTGAACTTTGTTTGAGGAGGTAATATGTATGAGATCTTTGAAAACGTCAATACCCACTTTAGTGAAGTTAATTGTCTCCCATAAGCTATTCCCGATATAGAGATCAAACATCGGTAGAGAATTCAGGGCATCATAATTCCCATATAAGAAACCTGCTCGAATCAAGTATTTGGTATCCTTTTTAACGCTTACATTGTAACAATTTCTAATTCCTTGGGGAAAGCTTCTAAGTTTCCTCATTTGCTGTTGGTAGGTATCTCCATAGACTGAAGCTACACTTCGACTTACAccactgtttatgtagggtgcATCAGAAACATAGTCAATCTTGGTTGTTGTTTCGGTGTAACTCGTACCCTCTGGTGTTCCACAGTCTAAACTAATGAAGCCTGAGAAACATATAAGAAATGatttaaacttttattctttACACGACTCTTTTTATATGAAGATGATTGGAAGAAAGACAGATTTGATTAGCTTCGGAGATATATTTTTTACCTGACTGATCCTGGGCTTGAACAAGAAGTAGAAGAGTTAGGCTACACAGCAGTAAACCAAAGAGAGAATGGAGCACTGACAATTCCATTGTCTTCATCTTCTTGGTTCTATTTTCTGCTGCATTGATTGATGAAAATTGAGAAAGTAGCCAACTTTATGCAGCTCCTTGAGGCATTTATATTAAATGCTTGATGATAATAGGAAGTCAATACTACAGGGATTCTCTTAACACAGATTGGTCAATGTTCACCGCTGGTCTTTGTGACATGTAAGGACACGTTACATAGGCAAGTTGCCCACGTACAGAATAAGTTACAATTAATCATCAGTTgaattcaattaatttaatcgTTGTAACTAAAACCCTTTCGTTTGTTAATGAGTTTTGGGTTGTTCTTAAACCTTGTTTTGCGGAATAATTTTTGAAAACTctgtactaaatatattatgAGAATCATATTATATAGAGTTGAAGCTCAACTTCTTCATTATGAGCTGCTAAATAATAAAAGATCAGGGAAGGCTTCCATTTCCATTGACGTTGACATATTTGTTTTGAAGGGAAGTCTCAAGGAAGATGACAGAGACCAAGTCCAATAATTTATTGCCCGACTGCGAATGCAAGTTGAGTCAAGCTTCATGGCCGAGAATAATTTGCATCGGAATACTAATTAGCCTTTGCAAAAATAAAACTGTGCTGGGCACGATTAAATTCTTTAGTCTTGTCAAAAACTCTCAATAAGCCACAACTGCAGAAGAGTATTACGTGAAGAATCTCACCTTGGAAAGATGGAGAACAACCTCATCATCtttataaaatatatgaatTATTCTTAACACAACCAATTGGTTTTGAAATGAAACTCTATATTTATCTAAAATACCATCAAAACCAATAAAATCCAAGAGGTATTaaatccaaaaaagaaaaaaaacacaatcCAAGATTGATCAAATCTATGTACTCTATTTGAAGAGGTATGTCAAGAATTTCAcatcaaaagaaagaaacttttGGAGTTATTCTTCTCCGTGAACTTTCgtgtttatttaatatattatttattcgattttaattttcatataggttgaaaattatttggatgTCTATCCAATGAATGCGATGCTGCCATTGGAGGCAAGTCAAGGAAGACTTGGCTGCTGAATATCTACTGTCATTCAATTTGAACAAAAAATTGGCCACATGGGAAACCGTAGACTTTATGGAGTCAATGGCTCTATTAGTTATTTTCTTCACAAATACGTGTGGAATAAAAGGCCTTAGACAATCAGTATGCATTATTGGTTGGATTGTTGTGAAGACGAGAACTACAGTTTTAACCAAACTCAATAATGGGcaatattttttctaaaaaagggCTGGCCAATCAACTGACATAATCAATAAGTAATTTCATGTCAACTTGTAGTTAGTCAAGTCGACAGAAAAATGGACCAATCATTCGTAAATTACATTTAAAACCTCGTTAATTAAATGTCAGCAATAAATTCGAATTTATATCAAACTATTGTTAAGGAACCAACATTCTTTTAAAACATAATTTCAAGAACTATAAGACACATTGTTGAGGCTACACTCAAAAGTTCATATCCAAATTTGAAATAAGAATGAACATCTatcaaattttaatataattatgcGGTAAGGTTTTCTCTGTTCTCAACATAAATTTTCAATCCAAGCTCAAAGTGCGAGATGAAGAAACATGAATCTGCAATTCTTCAGTTCCGCCACCACTTGGTTCATTGTCGGTCTTTTTCCAGGGTTCTCGGATACACAATTCAACGCTATTTTCCACTGCCTTCCAAACTGAGTTCACTTCATAATTTCTTTCCAATCTTCGGTCAATTATGCCATTAATATCCCCTTGAGCTACCATGGTGTTTACCCATTTGATGATATGAGCTGAAGTTTCGGTTAGTGGCCTTACAGGTTTGCAGCTGACTATCTCCAATAAAACAACCCCAAAGCTATACACATCACTTTTCTCAGCTAACCTGTTGGATTTATAGTACCTGAAAAGACGAGCagttaaatttatttatgtACATTTAAATCCGATCAAGAATCCTTAATTTGCAATGAAATCTGTTAAATTTGGTTCTTACTCTGGATCTAGGTAACCAATAGTGCCAGCAACAATGGTGGACATGTGGGTGTTGTTGCCCTCTGCTTGGAAGCTTTTGGACAAACCAAAATCTGCAAGTTTGGCTTGGAAATTCTCTGTCAGTAAGATGTTTGTTGTTTTCACATCTCTGTGGATTATTGGCGGTTTGCATCCATCGTGCAGGTATTCCAATCCTCTTGATGCGTCACTCTTTCGTAAAATTCCAACTATCCTCTcttgttcaaaatttaaataataaatacttAGAAAAAGTAAGCAAAATTAGATGTCACAGACTCACACtattgtaaatatataaatactttgactttctttgaaaaccataaaataaaatgtttatttctTAGTTTAATTAAACTTTACAATCCAACTAGAAGTGATATTAGTTTACAATCCAACGTAAAGTCAACAAGATCCGGCAATCTCCATCGGAAATTCAACACTTTTTCATCTAGCCATTGGAGTGGCTTCACTGTAATCCATTATAATGGACATCACATTGACGGAATTCGTCGAATTATAACCTCCACTCTCCGGCGTTCGTTCCAATTCTATGGCTAAACAACTCTTCAGTTCCGCCACCACATGGTTCATCGTTGGTCTTCTTGCAGAGCTCCCAGATACACAATTCAACGCCACCTCCACTGCCTTCCAAACTGAGTTAGCATCATATTTTCCTCTCAATCTTTCATCCACTATCCCATTTATGTCCCCTTGAGCCGCCATCGAGTTTACCCATTTACTAATATGAACATTTTCTTCACTTCTTGATATCACAGGTCTGCAGGTGATTATCTCCAGTAGAGCTACTCCAAAGCTGTACACGTCGCTTTTCTCCGTCAGCCTGTTCGATAAGTAGTAGCTGGAACACAAGCCATAACGTAATTTTTGTTAGGGCTTTGAAAATAGGATCTTCTACTTTTGTATCATGTTGGGTTACTGCAGAATTTATTGTTTATGCAAAAAATATCATATTGACTTAGCAATTGAAAGGGAGTGGATGAATTTTGGTTCCTGTTCTTACTCTGGATCAAGGTAACCAGGGGTGCCAGCAACAACGGTGGACATGTAGTTGTTCGTCTTGTTGGCATCTACTGGGAAGCTTTTGGATAAACCAAAATCTGCAAGTTTTGCTTGGAAATTCTCTGTCAATAAGATGTTTGTTGTTTTCACATCTCTGTGGATTATGGGTGGCTTGCAACCATCGTGTAGGTACTCCAATCCTGTTTTGAACAGTTAGAACTTGTCTTATGTCGATTAGGTGTTTGTAAAAATGCCCATGTGAACCAATCAATTTACCTTGTGCTGCATCCATTGCTATCCGGAGCCTATCTTGCCAACTTAGCACATATGAACTCGTTTCTGTTTGAGTTTGACAAGTTGAGAGAGATAAAAACTGATGTCAAATTTTTGGGTTTTGGGTTGAATgataaaaattattgtaaaaaatGTTGAGAAATAAGCACaactttagaaaataaaaaacatggGTGGAAGTTCTTTTTAGTTAATTGCAAGTAGATCACCAGAAAGATGCTCTGCTAAGTTTCCTTTGGCCATGAACTCATAAATGAGACCAAGGCGGTCTCCTTCATTCAAATATCCCACAAGACTTGTCAAATTTTTATGGTGAACTCGCAAAAGAAGTGTAACCTGCAATATGGAAAACAATACTTTGATGTATTATAGGGACGAAGCTGATTACTTAGAGATAAACTTTAGTGATGTACACGTGCCTCTGCTTGAAACTGCTGATAACCATGACCTGAAGCTTGTGAAAGCATCTTCACGGCCACTTGAGTTTTGTCTATAGTGCCATAGTAAACTATCCCAAAACCTCCTTTTCCTAGAATTCTCTCGAAATTATTGGTCATCCTCAAGACTTCTGAATATGTGAACTGCCGCCTCCTTGTCTCCAAGAACTGATCACTTATTTGGTCGTTGGGTCCTGAGGGATCCACTTTTGGAAGAACGGTTTTATTTTGTCGTTTCTTCCTTGATTTAACAATTAAAAGAACGATGATTGAAACTACCACGATGCCTATGAATCCACCAACTGATGCTACAATTGGAATAACAATACTAGTCGTCTTCTTCTTACTCTTGCACGAATCTGATGTACAAGCTAGATTTGGATTCCCTTGAAAACTATCTCAATAAGACATACAATAAAACATATGAGAATCAATTTGTTTTGGTGAGAAGAGTCTATGAAGGCATCAAAATTACAATTATATTAACATAAAGCATAAGTTTTTTGTTAGAAACTAAACCTTAATGATAATGAACCATCATCGACTCTCTTTAGGAGTTCAGATGGAACAGAGCCTGTGAGCTTGTTGTTATCTAACTTTCTGTATAAAGAGAAATCAACGATACTTTAATATTGTGCATCTTAAGTCCTACCACTCAAGCTGAGTTATGTCTGTTACTTACAAGACTCGAAGGTTTGATAAGTTCGAGAGAAAATCTGGGATATTTCCCGTCAAGTCATTGTTTGACAAGTCCCTGCAAAGATCAAAAGTGGTTAATCTCTAAAGTAGTTACAATTAGGTTCGGGTTGCATACATCTAACCATTACTTACAATATTTCTAGCATTTGTAGATTCTTTATACTTTGAGAAATCTCTCCTGTCAATCCACTTGATGACAAATTCCTGAAGGAAAAAAAGTTAATCATTTCATGTAAATGGTTAGAAAGGAATATGTGATCGTGATTTGCTTACAAAGACACAATTCTAGGAGCAGTTTCATTTGTTTTGGTACAATCTATACCCT
It contains:
- the LOC103500756 gene encoding LRR receptor-like serine/threonine-protein kinase IOS1 codes for the protein MKTMELSVLHSLFGLLLCSLTLLLLVQAQDQSGFISLDCGTPEGTSYTETTTKIDYVSDAPYINSGVSRSVASVYGDTYQQQMRKLRSFPQGIRNCYNVSVKKDTKYLIRAGFLYGNYDALNSLPMFDLYIGNSLWETINFTKVGIDVFKDLIHITSSNKVHICLINTGNGVPFISALEFRPLLNVTYQTAAGSLSLDYRLDVGSTENRTYRFPFDVYDRMWSPFNFNAWTQVSTNRTVDETGHNNHQPPSVVMQTASARINASEPLEIWWDTEDSSQYYVFIHVAEVVELQGNQSRGFNIMHNGDLFYGPLIPSYLSTLTIFGHEPLDAADRHTFSFTPIENATLPPIVNAFEVYIVKDISELEADKGDVEAITNIKSTYGVKKDWQGDPCVPMGYPWSGLNCSNEAEPRIISLNLSASGLNGEISSYISSLTMLQTLDLSNNNLTGHVPDFLSSLSHLKTLNLGNNKLSGPIPAELLKRSNDGSLSLSVGGNQNLEGCASDPCPKNEEKKNNIIIPIVASIGGFLVVVAIVAITFWIIKSRKKQQGKNVVSVVDKSETNSQLGTSLEVRSRQFTYSEVVKMTNNFKKVLGKGGFGEVYYGVIDEVEVAVKMLSLSSSQGYRQFQAEVTLLMRVHHRNLTSLVGYLNEENHIGLIYEYMANGDLAEHLSERSLRIISWEDRLRIAMDAAQGLEYLHYGCKPPIVHRDVKTTNILLTDNFQGKLADFGLSKSFPTDGNTHMSTVVAGTPGYLDPEYYVSNRLTEKSDVYSFGIALLEIISCKPVISRTGDTPHIAKWVTSLIAQGDIQSIVDPRLEGQYERNSVWKTVEVAMACVAANSSRRPTMSDVVAELKDCLATALSRKHENGSLESTNFPETRSISIGINASDSSPVAR
- the LOC127151761 gene encoding probable LRR receptor-like serine/threonine-protein kinase At2g28960, encoding MSTIVAGTIGYLDPEYYKSNRLAEKSDVYSFGVVLLEIVSCKPVRPLTETSAHIIKWVNTMVAQGDINGIIDRRLERNYEVNSVWKAVENSVELCIREPWKKTDNEPSGGGTEELQIHVSSSRTLSLD
- the LOC103500754 gene encoding probable LRR receptor-like protein kinase At1g51890, which produces MDVSTYLLFAFLSSGALLYLVPAQGQSGFISLDCGLPPNTNYIEPTTTLQFTSDAAYISSGKSKSLSSTYNELLQRQYLHVRSFPQGRRNCYNISVKKNTKYLMRASFFYGNYDGLNQLPKFNLYFGDSLWSTVNFTDENIDRTIDSIHVTSNNHVQICLINTNTGIPFISTLEFRPLPNETYEMLTRSLLLYNRLDMGTTNNQTYRFPSDIYDRFWPPFNWPEWTSISTTLMIDSTYDSYEPGSSVMGTAAVRIDTKKPMDIWWEPEDVNTQYYVYMHFAEVENLQANQTRGFNITYSGRLWYGPLITSYLSAQTVYSTRPLTTPKDKHLFSLIPIENSTHPPIINAMEIYSVIDLSELASDQGDVDAITSIKSTYGIVRDWAGDPCVPRAYPWEGIDCTKTNETAPRIVSLNLSSSGLTGEISQSIKNLQMLEILDLSNNDLTGNIPDFLSNLSNLRVLKLDNNKLTGSVPSELLKRVDDGSLSLSFQGNPNLACTSDSCKSKKKTTSIVIPIVASVGGFIGIVVVSIIVLLIVKSRKKRQNKTVLPKVDPSGPNDQISDQFLETRRRQFTYSEVLRMTNNFERILGKGGFGIVYYGTIDKTQVAVKMLSQASGHGYQQFQAEVTLLLRVHHKNLTSLVGYLNEGDRLGLIYEFMAKGNLAEHLSETSSYVLSWQDRLRIAMDAAQGLEYLHDGCKPPIIHRDVKTTNILLTENFQAKLADFGLSKSFPVDANKTNNYMSTVVAGTPGYLDPDYYLSNRLTEKSDVYSFGVALLEIITCRPVISRSEENVHISKWVNSMAAQGDINGIVDERLRGKYDANSVWKAVEVALNCVSGSSARRPTMNHVVAELKSCLAIELERTPESGGYNSTNSVNVMSIIMDYSEATPMAR